CTTCTTCGGCCGGGATCAGCCCGCGACCCAGCTGGATCACGGCTCGGATGTAGTCGGGGGTCTGCAGCAGACCGGGGACGAACTGCAGTTCGTAGACACGGATCAGCTGCGCCGCGGCCTCGAGGTCCAGGTAAGAGTGGAACCAGCTCGGCAGCACGTCGCCGTACCGGTGCCACCATCCCGGGTTGTTCGCCTCGCGGGTCAGGGCGAGGAGGCGTTCGCGCTCTTCCGCGTCGTCGACGCCGTACAGAGTAAGAAGGTCGCGGACGTCGCGCTCCTTCAGGCCGACGCGGCCGAGTTCCATCCGGCTGACCTTGGACTCCGACGACCGGATCTCCCACCCCGCGTCGGATCTGCTGATCCCTGCTGCCACCCGCATCCGGCGAAGGTGCCCGCCGAGAATGATGCGCAGCGCGGTCGGCCCGCTCTGCGCGCCCGACTCGGTCACACCCACCTCCCAGCGGCCCCAGCGGTCTTCATCGGCAACCTCATCCGCAGGTGCACATCATCGCATGCCCGAACGCTGATCTGCCGGAGTTCTTACAAAAGAACGGCGAATCCACATCAGCGATCACGGAGCGTAAGACTAGCCGATCAAGGGTCGAGCGGCTTTGTCAGCACATACTAGTCCGCCGATCGGGGGTCGAACACCGTTCGCCAGGGGTCGATCCAGGCTCGATCAGGCGGAAAGTGGCCCGATCTGGTCTCGAAATGGAAAACGTGCGGATGCACGTGCATCGGGCGCTTGCATTCGTCGCGTGCCGACGCCATGATTGATTCATGCACAGAAGGTGAGCTGGTTCTCGCGAAAAGTGACATCGCGTGAACCAGCAGGCCGGTCCTTACAGAGCGCTGACGGCCCCCCGTTGGCATGACTGGTTGGGGAACCCGAGTCGATGAACGACGACGACAGTGAGGTTGTGGAGCAGACCGCCGCGATGGCAGGCGGCCGTGCGCCCGAGGACCTGACGGAGCGGGAGATCCAGGACCTGGTCGCGCGTTGCCCCGAGCAACAGCGCTGGGCCTTCGAGGGCTGGTTGCGCGGCGTTCGCCAACTCGACGGCGACCCGATCGTGAGCCTGGCCCCATGACTACCGACAGAGCAACAGGAGGACGGAAGATGGTGCGGATCTGGCTGGGCGACCACCTGATCGCCGAGTACGTCGCCGAACCCGACCGCGCGTCGCGGTACCAACGGGTGATGACGCCGAAGTTCACCGGATTGCGAATCACCGTTGACAATGCGGCGACCGGGAAGGCCTCCGAGCTGCCGAGCGAGCAGCTCTGGCCGCTCACTGTCCAGTAGTCCGTACCCGCCCCTCGGGCAACGCCAGGACCGACTCTCTTCGGAGGGTCGGTCCTGGCGTTTTGCGTATGTCGAACCTCCGCGCCGTGGTGCGTCGGCCGGCGATCGTTCGATGCCGCCGGCCGGTTCGCCGTACCGGTGTTCTCCGGGCACAGAAAAGGGCCCCTTCGTCACTCGCCTGGCGAAGGGGCCCTTTGCTTCTGAGGTGCCCTGTGTTGCTGGTTCTTGCTCAGATCAGGTAGCCGAACTCGCCGTCCTGAACGCCGCCGAGGAACGCCTCGATCTCTGCCTTTGTGAACACCAGTGCCGGTCCTTCGGTGAAGCGCGAGTTGCGCACCGCCACACCGCCGTCCGACAGCTTCGCTACCTCGACGCAGTTCCCGTTCGGGCCGCTGCGCTGGCTCTTCCGCCAGATCAGCTCGCTGTTCGAGTCGCCGGGCATGCCGTTGTAGATCGCAGTCATCAGCTGCACCTTCCGTACGTCCTTGGCATATGCACGTGCATTTGGCCTTGCATCTGCATCGTACACACTTTTGGCCCATGTGTCCGCTCCCTTACGTCCTGTGATCTTGGCGGGGTCAAACGAGCGTTGGCTCACCGATTTCGGTCGCGAACGGTGACTGTTTCGGCCTTCGTGCATGAGTTCCGGGAAGGTGGGGTACGACTTCTCATGCAGGCATGACCGTGGTTCAGCGAAGTGCCACGCCGTGACGAGACAGTCGCGAGGTCATACCAATGGTTACGAGCACTATCGAGCGGGATTCCACCCGCAGCGGCGCACCGATCGATCGGGCCGCCCGTGAAGCAGCCACCCGGAAACTCATGGAACGCCGGGCCGGAAGCAGCGCCGCAGAAGAGCGGCAAGAACTTCTCGAACAGGTCGTCGAACTCAACCTCGAAATGGCCAAGGGCATCGCACGCCGTTTCCGCGGCCGGGGTGCCGAGGCCGACGACCTGGAGCAGGTCGCCTACCTGGGTCTGGTGAAGGCAGCCCACCACTACCGGTTGGAGGCGGACACCCCGTTCATCGGGTTCGCGATCCCGACGATCCGCGGCGAGGTGAAGCGGTACTTCCGCGACTGTGCCTGGACGGTCCGGATCCCGCGCCGGCTCCAGGAGATGCAAGGCACGATCGCGAGCAAGCTGCCGGAGCTGGAGCAGCAGCTGAACCGGGAACCGACGCCGGCCGAACTGGCCGAGCATCTCGAGGTCGAGGTGACCGAGGTCGAGCAGGCCCTCGCGGCGCGCGGCTGCTTCAACGTGCTCTCGCTTGATCGGCCCGCCGAGGCCGACGCGGAGCTCACGCTCGCCGATGTCGTTGCCGATGACGACGACGCGAGCATCGATCAACTGGAGACGGTCGAGATGCTGGAGCCGGTGCTCGCCGACCTCGGCGACAGGGACCGCCGCATCCTGCAACTGCGCTTCGTCGAGGGCTGGACCCAGTCCGAGATCGGCGACGACATCGGCGTCAGCCAGATGCAGGTCTCACGGGTTTTGCGCCGGATCCTCATCGATCTGCGCGAAAAGCTGGCCCCGGAGCAGACGGCTGCCTAGTCAGCTGCCGGAGTGCCCTGGTGGTAGTAGAGACGCCAGGCGCCGTCGGTCCGTCGCCAGATCGAACTGCGGCGGACCGGCGTACCGCCTGTACGCCGGGACACATAGGTGACATGCACGAGGTCGTCGGCCAGCCGGGTGCCGGCGACTTCGGTCGCCTCGATCGGGTCCGCGTCGGTGATCTCCCCGGACGCCAACGCGGCAACGATCGCCGCCCGGTCCCAGCGCCGTCCCGAAGCACCGACCTCGACGAACTCCGGATCCAGCAGTACGTCGACCTCGGCCGACCCCCGCACCTCCGGAAGCAACAACCGCAGCTCCGCCTCGACCGCCGCCCGCACCTCTTCGTCCACGGCACCGACCCTAGCTAGCGAACCGCCAGGCCATCACAATCGGTCCGCGGACTCGGCGCTGAGCGTGCGCGCGTCGGTGATGCCTCGATTGTGATGGCCTGGGGATCCGCGACTCGCTGGCCGGGGCGTCTCACTCAGGGTGGTGGTGGGACTGCACAATGGGGGGAGGACGAGGGGATGAGTCGTTGCTGTTGGCCTTGCGGATGTTCAAGACCGTGCCCGCGGACGCGGTCGCGGTCCTGCGCGCGTATCCGCCGATGGTGGTGTGCTTCGCCGCCGCACTGACCGGCACTGCGCTGGTGTTCGACGTCTTCTACCTCGTCGCGAGCCCCGGACTCACACTTGCACTTGTATATACAGTGCCCGTGCTCGCCGGATTGATCGCCGGGCTGGTGGCGGCGGCCGACGACGTCGGGCTCGCGCGGGGGGTACTGCTCCGGACGGTCGGTCTGGCCGTTGCCCTCGGCATCACCAACGCGATCGTCGTCGCGATGATCGCCGCGATGGTCCGCACCGATCCGTCGAACTGGTCGTCGGGCGGGCAGTCGGTGCTGTTCGCCGCCTGCACGGTGCTCGCCGTCGCCGTCGCGATCGTTGCCTGCCGCAAACTGATCGATGCGCTCGGCCTCGAGCTGAGCACCCGTCTCCCGCACCGTCGGCCGCCTCGCAACCCGCTCGCCGCCCCCGCGGTCGCGAAGGTCCAGCCGCGGGTCAGCAAGGAGTCGGCCGCCCGCGCCAAACCAGCGCCTCCCGCCGCGCCGCCACCGGCCCCAGCCGTCGACGAGGAGGAGACCATCCCGGTCTTCGTCCCACCACCCCCGAAGGTCGTCGACCTCGACGAGGCCCGCCCAGTCACCCCGTCGGGCCCCGTCACGCCCCACACCCCACGCCCCCGCCGCACCACCACCCGCCGCCCCAACAAACCCGGCCGCCGCCCCGGCACCTAGCAGGTTTGGTCGGCCGGCAGGCGACCGGTTAGCAGGTAGGCGATCACCTTGTCGTCGACGCAGGTGTTGCCGTATTCGCCGAAGATTCCGTGTTTGCGGGCACCCTTCAGCGTCACCATCCGTGCGTTGGGCAGGTGCTTCTGGAGGGCCGTCGCGTACGAGTAGATGGTCCGCGGGTCGCCGTCCGCCGCTACGATCAACGCCGGCTCCGAGTTGGCGATCCGTGTCGGCGGCTCCTGCGGTTGCACCGGCCAGTACGCGCACGGCGAGGTCATCCGCGTGAGTGAGGCGAAGTGCGGTTCGGTACGGCGATGCGCCTGGATGTCCCGCCAGTACACCTGCCGATCGCGCGGCACCGCGCGGTCGCCGCAGACGATCGCGATCTGCGCACTGGCCAGCTGCGACAACGCCGGCGTCAGCAACCCTTCCAGAAACCCACCGAGCTCGGGCCCCGGTTCCACCGGTCCGTACGTCGCGTCGAGCAGCGTCCGCACAATCCCGGCGTACGTCGCCCGTGCCGCGTCCCGATCATCGGCGAGCGGCCCGAACAACACCAGCGGCACGGACCCGTCATCGAGCTCGTACTTCCCGATCCGCAAGCCGTCCCGCGCAGCCACTCGCAGGATCCGATCCACCGAGGCCATCACCCGCGACGGCGTCGCCCCCAAGTGGTACGTCGCATCTCGCGCGGCCGCCCACGACGCCCACGCCCGAAGCGCGGCCTCATTCGCCGGACCGACCGTCCGCAGCAGCCGCGCACTGTATCGCTCGGGATCCATCGGCCCGTCGAGGACCACCCGGTCCGTACGCCCCGGGAACATCTGCAGGTAGACCGATCCGAGATAGGTCCCGTACGAGTACCCCAGGTACGAGATCTTCTGCTCACCCAACGCGATCCGCACCCGGTCGATGTCCCGCGCAGTGTTCCGCGTGTTCACGTACGGCAGATATCTCCCCGCGTTAGCGCCGCAGCGTGCCGCGATGTCCGCCACCTGCCGATCGACGCGCTCGAACGACGAACGGTCGGCACCGCCCGCCCACGGCCAGGCGGCGAACGGGAGCTTGCAGTCGATCGGCGTACTGCGACCCACGAACCGCGGATCCAGCCCGATCAAGTCGTACCGCGTTCCCGCGGCCTTCATCGCCGTCCGCAGCCGCAGCGGCATGCCCAAACCGGGACCGCCCGGGCCGCCGTCGTTCAGCACCATCGCGCCGATCCGGTCGCCGGTCGCCTTCAACCGCGACAGCGCGAGCGTGATCTGCGGGCCGTCGGGCCGCCCGTAGTCGAGCGGCACCTTCAGCTCACCGCACTCGGCACCGGCCTCGTCGAGCGCGGCCCCTTCGGTGTCGGCGGCGTTCAGCTGACAGTGGTGCCAATCGATCTGCGGATGCTCCGCCGACGTGGAAACGGGCGCGCCCAGGAGTGCCAGTACCAGAAGCAGTTTCATCGATCCTCCTCGAAGTCACTCCTGACGCTAGGGATCGCGGCGCCGCCGCACAGTGCACTCGGAGACCGGCCGAGGGTCGCGCGGACGCTACCCGGAGCTGCAAGACTGTGGCCGGGGAGGCACTTGTGTGGGACGTGATTGTTGTCGGAGCTGGGCCGGCGGGAGCGTCGGCTGCGATCGGTGCGTTGGCGGCGGATCCGAGCCTGTCGGTGTTGCTACTCGACCGGCACGAGTTCCCGCGCGACAAGGCCTGTGGTGACGGGATCGCTCCGCACGTACTCGATCTGCTCGCCGGCGTCGGTGTCACCGGGATCCTCGACGACTGGACCCCGGTACGGCGGTTCGTGCTCAATCGCGGCGACGTCGGCGTGGACCGGCAGATGTCACGACCGACCTGGGTGGTTCCGCGGACGGTCTTCGACCAGCGCCTGGTCGAGGCCGCGCGAACGGCCGGCGCACAGTTCATCCACCGCCGGGTTCGCGACCTCACGGTCCAGGAGCGATCCGTCACCGTGGACGAGGACCTGGACGCGCGCTTCCTGGTCGGTGCCGACGGCGCGCATTCCGTCGTACGGCGGGAACTCGGCCTGAAACCGGGTCCGGCCGCACTGGCGATCCGTGGCTACGCGCCGACCCCGGCTGCACGCGCGGCGAGCCAGGTGATTGCGTACGGGCCCGGTCGGCAACCGTCGTACGCGTGGTCCTTCGACCGTGGCGACGGTTGGTCGAACGTCGGGTACGGCGAACTGCTGGCCGGCACCCGCCCCACGCGGACCGAGCTACTGAACCACCTCGAGGTGCTGCTTCCAGGAGCAACGGAAGGTGGGGAGTCGTGGTGGGGTCACCATCTGCCGCTCGCCGGCTGGTCGTGGCGACCGCGCAGCGGGCCGGTGCTGCTCGCTGGTGACGCGGCCGGTCTGATCAACCCGATGACCGGGGAAGGCATCTATTACGCAGTCGCGACCGGACTCCTAGCCGGCCGTGCGATCGCCGACGCGCTTCGAGCGGGGACCTCGGACGCCGGTACGCCGTACCGTCGCCGCACGACCCGCTTGCTCGCCAGGCATCTCCGCGATACCGCGCTCGTCGCCCAGTTGAGTCGCTCGGACCGGATTCTCGATGGTGGCATTCGCGCGGCTGCCGCCGATCAGCACGTGTTCGACGACCTCGTCGAGCTAGGCCTCGCGGACGGCGGCCTGACTCGCCGCCTCCTCCGTACTCTCTTGCGCTGAAGCCTTGATCGCGTAGTCGACGGCATCGGTGACCCGTTCGACCGGCCAATTGAGCCGGGCCGCGAGTTCCGCGGTGCGATCTGGTTCCCACAGGACTGCTAGCACTGCTAGGCAGTCCTGGAAGCCGGCACCGCCGGACATGTCTTCGCTGAGCCGCTCGAAGAACTCGGCCATCTGTTTGAGGCGTTCGCCTGCCGGGGTGTCTCGCCCGACGAGTTCGACACCCTCGGCCGCGGTCTCCGCCCAGTTGTGGTTGGTGCGTGCGCTGATCTCCCACGCCTTCAGCCAGACGTCCTCGGCGATCACGTAGTGCTGGAGGCGGCGTACCGGATCGGTCTCGCGGTACACCATCCCGACCCGCTCGAGGTAGCCGATCGCCTTCGAGATCGACGCCGGGCTGACCCGCAGCGCGCGGACGAGATCAGCTGCTGTCAGCGTGCGGGAGTCGGACGTATAGAGCAGTGCAAGCACCCGCGACGCCATCCGCGGCAGCCCACCGTCCACCATCATCGTCGCGAACCGCTCGACATACGCCCGCCGCAACTGGTCCGCGCGCACATCCCCTCGCGCATCCGGCCACCCGTCCGCCCACCGTTCGGCCCATCCGTCCGCTCGTGTGTCCGCGTCCGCGCGGCTTCGTCGGCGGGCGCGGGAGGCGGTGGCGTAGTGGGCGTGGTCGGCGCGGTATCCCGCCGCGCCGCCGTTGCGGGCGACCTCTCGGCTGATCGTCGACGTCGGCCGCTCCAGTTGCCGCGCGATCTCGGCGTACCCGAGTCCGTCCGCCAACCCGCCCGCGATGTCGAGCCGGTCCTGGTGACTCAGCCTGCCTCCCGGCATCCGCAACCTCCGCGCATTCATCGTCAGCTCATTGCAACGAATTGCGTTCTCTCGCAACCCTGTTGCACAGAATGTCATGTTTTACAGGGTTTCACGAGCCCGCGACCTTGACTGATGATTGCCGATCTACTGAATGCAACGTAGTTTCCACGGCATGGTTCTGACAGTGGACGGCCTGCGGATGCGGTACGGCGACCGCGAGGTCCTGCATGACGTGACGTTCGACGCGCGCCCCGGCGAAGTGCTAGCACTGCTAGGTCCGAACGGCGCCGGGAAGAGTACGACGATCGAGATCCTCGAAGGCTTCCGGCTCCGGTCGGCGGGCCGGGTCGAGGTGCTCGGTGTCGACCCGGCCGTGGGTGACGAACAGTGGCGGTCGCGGATCGGCATCGTGCTGCAGTCGTGGCGCGACCACGGCAACTGGCGTGTGGGCGAGCTGCTCCACCACCTCGGCTCGTACTACACGCCGTACCAACGCGCCTGGCCGACCGGCGAACTGCTCGACGCCGTCGGCCTCACCGCGTACGCCGGGCAGAAGATCAAGACGCTCTCCGGCGGTCAGCGGCGACGGCTCGACGTCGCGATCGGGATCGTTGGCCGCCCCGACGTACTGTTCCTGGACGAGCCGACGACCGGGTTCGATCCCGAGGCGCGGTCGGAGTTCCACGAGTTGGTGCGCGGGCTCGCGGCCGAGCAGGGTACGACGATTCTGCTCACTACCCACGACCTCGACGAGGCGAGCAAACTCGCGCATCGGATCCTCGTTCTCACCGCGGGCCGCATCATCGCCTCGGGCACCACCGCGCAGCTCACCGAACTGATCGCGGGGGAGGACGAGGTCCGCTGGTCCGTCGACGGGCAACCGTTCCGGAAGTCGACCGTCGACTCGACCGCGTTCGTCCGCGAGCTCTTCGCGACGTACGGCGAGGCAGTCAGCGAACTCGAAGTACGCCGAGCTTCACTCGAAGACACCTACCTCACGTTGGTCCGGGAGCAATCATGAAGACGGGTTGGCAGCGGGGGATGATCGAGCTGCGGCAGTCCTTCACCAACGGGCCTGAGCTGTTCAGCCACTTCCTCTGGCCGGTGCTGATGCTGGCCGCGCTCTTCTTCCTCCGGCACCGCGACTTCGGCTCCACCGGCTTCCTGCTCGGCGCGCTCGCGCTGCCGAGCATCCTCGGGATGAACGCCGCGATGGGCATGGTCAGCATGAGCCAGCAGCTGACGGCCGATCGCGAGGACGGCACGTTGCTGCGCGCCAAGGCCATCCCGAACGGCATGGTCAGCTACCTCATCGGCAAGGTCGTGTCGGTCGCGGGCGGACTGCTGGTAGATCTCGCGATCCTCCTGATCCCGGGCCTGTTCCTGGTGGAGGGGCTCGAGCTCGGATCGGCGCACTGGTTCACCCTCGTCTGGGTGCTGTTGCTCGGCCTGGTCGCGACGTTGCCGATCGGCGCGATCCTCGGCTCGGTCTTCACCACCGCGCGTTCCCAAGGCTTGATCCAGTTGCCGATGCTCGGGCTGATCGCGGTCTCCGGCATCTTCTACCCGATCACCGCGCTGCCCGGCTGGCTCGAAGGGATCGGCCAGGTCACGCCGGTCTACTGGATGGGCCTCGGCATGCGGTCCGCGCTCCTCCCCGACGAAGCGGTCGTGGTCGAGGTCGGCGAGTCCTGGCGTCATCTGGAGACGGCAGCAGTCCTCGGGATCTGGGCCGTCGCCGGATTGCTGCTCGCACCCGTCGTACTGCGGCGAATGGCGCGGCGCGAGTCCGGCTCCAAGGTCGCCGAGCGTCGCGAACGCGCTCTCCAACGCGTCGCATGATGGAGCCATGGAGCAGATGCAGGCGTGGGCAGTGGATCATCCGGGACCCGTCGACGACGGTCCGCTGCAGCACGTACGTCGTACCGCCCCGGAACCTGGTGCCGGCGAAGTACTCGTGAAGGTCGAGGCGTGCGGGATCTGCCGGACCGACCTGCACTTGACCGAGGGCGATCTGGCACCGAAGCGCCCGGGCGTCGTCCCGGGCCACCAGGCTGTCGGTCAGGTGGTCGATCCCGGTACGGCGGCCGCGCGGTTCCACGAGCGGGATCTTCGCAGCGTCACCTCCAATACTCGTCGCGATGGCGAGGAGCTGTTCCGCCTGATCGCCCGGCTGCCGGTCGCCGCGCATACGACGATCGTCCCGTTCGACGCCGTCGATCGCGCCCTCGCCGACGTCGCCCACGGCCGCGCGAGCGGATCCCTGGTCGCCGTCTTGGGGAGCGTTGGAACGGTTGAACCGGTGCGGCCGGGGGAGCGTTAGAAGTGAGTGAAGATTCCAGCACTGGGCCGTTCCCAACTTCAGGGGTGACCGCTAGCTGCGTTAGATTTGATCAAATCTTACCGAGCTGCCAGGGAGCTGAGGGTGCGTATGTCGGATCTGACCCGCCAATCGTGGTCGGTCCTGACTGACGCATGCCTCCGATCCCGAGAGGACGGCCGGTGCTGAGCAAGGTCCTCGGCGCGGTGGGTGCAGTCCTGCTGATCGTCGGGGTGGTGCTCGCCATCCGGCCGGTGCACGCCGGCGGGGACGGCTGCGGCTCGGTCTTCCAGCCCGACAAGGGCATCACGCCGATGCAGTGCGACGCCCGGCTGAGCAGCCGCGGCACCCTGGTCACCGGCTTCGGCGTCGGCGGGGTCGCCCTCCTGGCCACCGCCCTCACCTTCGCCGCGATCCGCGACCGCCGTACCAGCGTCGCCTCCTGACTTTGAGCACCCACCAACCGTTCTCGGCGTCGGACAATGGTTGGTGGGTGCTCAAAGCGGGGCTTGACCTTGACACTGTGTCAAGCCGGAAGGTGGGTGGATGTTCACCATCGGAGACTTCGCGGCGTTCGGGCAGGTGTCGGCGCGGATGTTGCGGCACTACGACGCGCTCGGGCTGCTCCGCCCGGCCGTGGTCGATGCGGCGACCGGCTACCGGTTCTACTCGGCCGACCAGTTCAGCCGGCTGAACCGGATCATCGCCCTCAAGGACCTCGGGTTCAGCCTGCAGCAGGTCGGCGAGATCGTCGACGCCAAGCTGTCCGCCGAGGAACTGCGCGGCATGCTGCGACTGCGGCAGGCCCAGCTCGAGGACGAGCTGGCCCGTAGCGCGGCCCGGCTGACGAGCGTCGAGGCGAGGCTCCGACTCATCGAGAGGGAAGGTCACATGCCCACCGACGACGTCGTCCTGAAGCACATCGCCCCGACCCGGGTCGCCGAGCTGTCCGCGATCTCACCGAGCTACGACGGTGCGGACATCGGCCCGGTGCTCCAGCCCTTGTTCGGGCAGCTGTTCGAACGCCTCGGTGCGGCCGGTCTGAACCCGTGCGGTTCGCCGGTCGCGTACTACGAGGACGCCGAGAACGAGACGATCCGCGTCCACGCCGCCGTACCCGTCGAAACAGGTACGACGGCGGACGTCGACATCACCGAACTCCCCGGGCTCGACGCCGCCACCATCGTCCATCAGGGCGACATGACGGAGGCCGACCGCAGCATGCAGACGCTGGCCCGGTGGATCGAGGACAACGGCTACCGCAGCCAGGGGTACGCGCGTGAGGTCACCGTGCAGTTCGACCCGGACAACCCGGCGAACTGGGTGCACGAGTTCCAGATCGCGGTCACAAAGCCAGACTGACCGTCGCGAACGAATGCGGCGGCAGCGTCACCCGCAAGCCGCGCGGCTCCGGTTCCAGCTTCAGCGGAACCGGAGCGACCGCATCCGGATCGCTCACCGTGTTGTAGGACTGCGGTTTCGATGCCGTCAGCAACCGTCCCGTCACCTCGCTGGGCGATCCGCCGCGAAGATCCAGTACGACGTCCAGCGCCGCGGCCGGATCGAGGTTGCTGACGGACACCAGCGCCCGCCCGTCCTTCACCGAGGCGGACGCCGACACCAGGTCCATCGCCTTGCCGTCGAGATCGTAGGTCGTCCCCTCGATCACGTGCGCCGGCACCGACGTCGCGTCCTGATGCCCCTTGTTCATCTCGAAGACGTGGTACGTCGGCGTACGGACAAGCCCGCCTTCGTCGTCGGTGAGCAGCATCGCCTGCAGCACGTTGACGGTTTGCGCGATGTTGGCCATCACGAGCCGCTCGGCGTGCCGGTGGAACACGTCGAAGTGCAGGCTCGCGACTAGTGCGTCCCGCATCGCGTTCTGCTGGTACAGGAACCCGGGATTCGTGCCCGGCTCGACGTCCCACCACGTGCCCCACTCGTCCAGCACGAGACCGATCTTGCGCTCCGGGTCGTAGGCATCCATCAGCGCCGAGTGCGCACGGATGACCCGCTCGATGTCCTGAGCCTTCGACAACGTCCGGTAATAGTCGTCGATGCTGAAGTCGGTCGCGCTGCCCTTGTTCTCCCAGGTCCCCGCGACCGTGTAGTAGTGGAACGAGATCGCCTGGTAGATGTTCTTCGGGTCACGCCCGCAGCCCAGGCAGCTGATCGACTTCAGCAACGCCTCGGTCCAGTTCAGGTCGTCGTCCGAGGCGCCTGCCGCGATCTTGTACAGCTTGTTGTCGCCGTGATCCTTGAGGAACGTGGCGTACTGCCGCGCCAGGTCGGCGTACGCCTCGGCCCGCAGGTTCCCGCCGCAGCCCCAGGCCTCGTT
This Kribbella sp. NBC_00482 DNA region includes the following protein-coding sequences:
- a CDS encoding alpha/beta hydrolase gives rise to the protein MKLLLVLALLGAPVSTSAEHPQIDWHHCQLNAADTEGAALDEAGAECGELKVPLDYGRPDGPQITLALSRLKATGDRIGAMVLNDGGPGGPGLGMPLRLRTAMKAAGTRYDLIGLDPRFVGRSTPIDCKLPFAAWPWAGGADRSSFERVDRQVADIAARCGANAGRYLPYVNTRNTARDIDRVRIALGEQKISYLGYSYGTYLGSVYLQMFPGRTDRVVLDGPMDPERYSARLLRTVGPANEAALRAWASWAAARDATYHLGATPSRVMASVDRILRVAARDGLRIGKYELDDGSVPLVLFGPLADDRDAARATYAGIVRTLLDATYGPVEPGPELGGFLEGLLTPALSQLASAQIAIVCGDRAVPRDRQVYWRDIQAHRRTEPHFASLTRMTSPCAYWPVQPQEPPTRIANSEPALIVAADGDPRTIYSYATALQKHLPNARMVTLKGARKHGIFGEYGNTCVDDKVIAYLLTGRLPADQTC
- a CDS encoding alcohol dehydrogenase catalytic domain-containing protein, translated to MEQMQAWAVDHPGPVDDGPLQHVRRTAPEPGAGEVLVKVEACGICRTDLHLTEGDLAPKRPGVVPGHQAVGQVVDPGTAAARFHERDLRSVTSNTRRDGEELFRLIARLPVAAHTTIVPFDAVDRALADVAHGRASGSLVAVLGSVGTVEPVRPGER
- a CDS encoding ABC transporter ATP-binding protein translates to MVLTVDGLRMRYGDREVLHDVTFDARPGEVLALLGPNGAGKSTTIEILEGFRLRSAGRVEVLGVDPAVGDEQWRSRIGIVLQSWRDHGNWRVGELLHHLGSYYTPYQRAWPTGELLDAVGLTAYAGQKIKTLSGGQRRRLDVAIGIVGRPDVLFLDEPTTGFDPEARSEFHELVRGLAAEQGTTILLTTHDLDEASKLAHRILVLTAGRIIASGTTAQLTELIAGEDEVRWSVDGQPFRKSTVDSTAFVRELFATYGEAVSELEVRRASLEDTYLTLVREQS
- a CDS encoding MarR family transcriptional regulator, which codes for MNARRLRMPGGRLSHQDRLDIAGGLADGLGYAEIARQLERPTSTISREVARNGGAAGYRADHAHYATASRARRRSRADADTRADGWAERWADGWPDARGDVRADQLRRAYVERFATMMVDGGLPRMASRVLALLYTSDSRTLTAADLVRALRVSPASISKAIGYLERVGMVYRETDPVRRLQHYVIAEDVWLKAWEISARTNHNWAETAAEGVELVGRDTPAGERLKQMAEFFERLSEDMSGGAGFQDCLAVLAVLWEPDRTAELAARLNWPVERVTDAVDYAIKASAQESTEEAASQAAVREA
- a CDS encoding NAD(P)/FAD-dependent oxidoreductase; translation: MWDVIVVGAGPAGASAAIGALAADPSLSVLLLDRHEFPRDKACGDGIAPHVLDLLAGVGVTGILDDWTPVRRFVLNRGDVGVDRQMSRPTWVVPRTVFDQRLVEAARTAGAQFIHRRVRDLTVQERSVTVDEDLDARFLVGADGAHSVVRRELGLKPGPAALAIRGYAPTPAARAASQVIAYGPGRQPSYAWSFDRGDGWSNVGYGELLAGTRPTRTELLNHLEVLLPGATEGGESWWGHHLPLAGWSWRPRSGPVLLAGDAAGLINPMTGEGIYYAVATGLLAGRAIADALRAGTSDAGTPYRRRTTRLLARHLRDTALVAQLSRSDRILDGGIRAAAADQHVFDDLVELGLADGGLTRRLLRTLLR
- a CDS encoding nuclear transport factor 2 family protein yields the protein MDEEVRAAVEAELRLLLPEVRGSAEVDVLLDPEFVEVGASGRRWDRAAIVAALASGEITDADPIEATEVAGTRLADDLVHVTYVSRRTGGTPVRRSSIWRRTDGAWRLYYHQGTPAAD
- a CDS encoding ABC transporter permease, producing MKTGWQRGMIELRQSFTNGPELFSHFLWPVLMLAALFFLRHRDFGSTGFLLGALALPSILGMNAAMGMVSMSQQLTADREDGTLLRAKAIPNGMVSYLIGKVVSVAGGLLVDLAILLIPGLFLVEGLELGSAHWFTLVWVLLLGLVATLPIGAILGSVFTTARSQGLIQLPMLGLIAVSGIFYPITALPGWLEGIGQVTPVYWMGLGMRSALLPDEAVVVEVGESWRHLETAAVLGIWAVAGLLLAPVVLRRMARRESGSKVAERRERALQRVA
- a CDS encoding DUF397 domain-containing protein, whose protein sequence is MTAIYNGMPGDSNSELIWRKSQRSGPNGNCVEVAKLSDGGVAVRNSRFTEGPALVFTKAEIEAFLGGVQDGEFGYLI
- a CDS encoding MerR family transcriptional regulator; amino-acid sequence: MFTIGDFAAFGQVSARMLRHYDALGLLRPAVVDAATGYRFYSADQFSRLNRIIALKDLGFSLQQVGEIVDAKLSAEELRGMLRLRQAQLEDELARSAARLTSVEARLRLIEREGHMPTDDVVLKHIAPTRVAELSAISPSYDGADIGPVLQPLFGQLFERLGAAGLNPCGSPVAYYEDAENETIRVHAAVPVETGTTADVDITELPGLDAATIVHQGDMTEADRSMQTLARWIEDNGYRSQGYAREVTVQFDPDNPANWVHEFQIAVTKPD
- a CDS encoding helix-turn-helix domain-containing protein → MTESGAQSGPTALRIILGGHLRRMRVAAGISRSDAGWEIRSSESKVSRMELGRVGLKERDVRDLLTLYGVDDAEERERLLALTREANNPGWWHRYGDVLPSWFHSYLDLEAAAQLIRVYELQFVPGLLQTPDYIRAVIQLGRGLIPAEEVERRVALRTSRQGVLTRPEPVRIWAVVDEAVLRRPIGGVKAMIAQLEHLIDASQFPNVTLQVMPFDVGGHAATGGAYSILRFPEQDLPDMVYIEHLSSALYLDKLEDLDQYTATMEALCVAAPPPNKTRDILTNIKKDFER
- a CDS encoding SigB/SigF/SigG family RNA polymerase sigma factor: MVTSTIERDSTRSGAPIDRAAREAATRKLMERRAGSSAAEERQELLEQVVELNLEMAKGIARRFRGRGAEADDLEQVAYLGLVKAAHHYRLEADTPFIGFAIPTIRGEVKRYFRDCAWTVRIPRRLQEMQGTIASKLPELEQQLNREPTPAELAEHLEVEVTEVEQALAARGCFNVLSLDRPAEADAELTLADVVADDDDASIDQLETVEMLEPVLADLGDRDRRILQLRFVEGWTQSEIGDDIGVSQMQVSRVLRRILIDLREKLAPEQTAA